Proteins from a single region of Mycoplasmopsis edwardii:
- the ruvB gene encoding Holliday junction branch migration DNA helicase RuvB, translated as MQHSELRPSNFNDFIGQKNLIKTLKAMMQSSSQQNKTLSHLLFYGSPGMGKTTLVTLIGNELGKKVHFIQGANIEKKSDLINVLSVINQGDIVFIDEIHSINKGVIEFLYGAMEDFVFDLIIGVEGNSRAMRMKIKEFTLIGATTKLNEIAQPLKDRFGYIARLIGYNEDEIAKILTNTAKRLKIVLDDSCIRQIVSYSRKTPRIANHLLQRVNDFAISLNHGIISPQIIKKTFKYMDLYEFGLTKDHIEYLYILKESFYEKYASLLTITGLVSFSKETILLEIEPILIYYGLIEKTSRGRRISSKGIDYLIRQKVTVK; from the coding sequence ATGCAACATTCAGAACTTAGACCCTCTAATTTTAATGATTTTATAGGGCAAAAAAATTTAATCAAAACCTTAAAAGCAATGATGCAAAGTTCATCACAACAAAATAAAACATTATCACATTTATTATTTTATGGATCACCTGGAATGGGAAAAACAACTTTAGTAACATTAATAGGAAATGAATTAGGCAAAAAAGTACATTTTATTCAAGGTGCAAATATTGAAAAGAAGAGTGATTTAATTAATGTTTTATCAGTTATCAATCAAGGCGATATTGTTTTTATTGACGAGATTCATAGTATTAATAAAGGAGTTATAGAATTCCTTTATGGAGCAATGGAAGATTTTGTTTTTGACTTAATTATAGGTGTAGAAGGTAATTCTAGAGCTATGAGAATGAAAATTAAAGAGTTTACTTTAATTGGTGCAACAACAAAGTTAAATGAAATTGCACAACCACTAAAAGATCGTTTTGGATATATTGCTAGATTGATTGGTTATAATGAAGATGAAATCGCAAAAATACTAACAAATACAGCTAAAAGGTTAAAAATTGTATTAGATGATTCATGTATAAGGCAAATTGTTAGTTATTCTAGAAAAACTCCTAGAATAGCAAACCATTTATTGCAAAGAGTTAATGACTTTGCTATTAGTTTAAATCACGGAATTATTAGTCCGCAAATCATTAAAAAAACTTTTAAGTATATGGATTTATATGAATTTGGATTAACTAAAGATCACATTGAATATCTATATATTCTTAAAGAGAGTTTTTATGAAAAGTATGCTTCATTATTAACGATTACAGGGCTTGTGAGTTTTTCGAAAGAGACTATACTTTTGGAAATTGAACCAATACTTATTTACTATGGTTTAATTGAAAAAACTTCAAGAGGAAGAAGGATTTCTTCAAAAGGAATTGACTATTTAATTAGGCAAAAAGTGACCGTTAAATAA
- the ruvA gene encoding Holliday junction branch migration protein RuvA, translated as MILYKIGEIVYKNKTNLIFENKGDGYIVNVANIDRFEVGSKCKIYLYEYITEFYRNIYGFKDFKERLLFTDLITVEKIGPKVAMNILEKGWEFVANLIVNDNWQELSKINFVSEKTAKFICVELKNKWSKLLDPSIKKDTKEIQNINELSSTLDTLGFKKNQIEFAIKNIKEQKDLDKMIEESITLIANNKDATFRT; from the coding sequence ATGATTTTATATAAAATTGGAGAAATAGTTTATAAAAATAAAACAAACTTAATATTTGAAAATAAGGGTGATGGATATATTGTTAATGTTGCCAATATTGATAGGTTTGAAGTCGGGTCAAAATGTAAAATTTACCTTTATGAATATATCACAGAGTTTTATAGAAATATTTATGGATTCAAAGACTTTAAGGAAAGATTATTATTCACTGACTTAATTACAGTTGAAAAAATTGGACCAAAAGTTGCGATGAATATTTTAGAAAAAGGATGAGAATTTGTGGCAAACTTAATCGTAAATGATAATTGACAAGAATTATCTAAAATAAATTTTGTCTCAGAAAAAACAGCAAAATTTATTTGCGTTGAACTTAAGAATAAGTGAAGCAAATTACTTGATCCAAGCATTAAAAAAGATACTAAAGAAATTCAAAATATTAATGAGCTTTCATCTACATTAGATACTTTAGGCTTCAAAAAGAATCAAATTGAATTTGCTATTAAAAATATTAAAGAGCAAAAAGACCTAGATAAAATGATTGAAGAAAGTATTACATTAATTGCAAACAATAAAGATGCAACATTCAGAACTTAG
- the rpmF gene encoding 50S ribosomal protein L32, translating to MAIVPKRKTSKQRKHKRQTHSALETPNLVKCSNCSKMIEQHVTCMWCGFYKGAKVKNFVALNDRIKNA from the coding sequence ATGGCTATTGTTCCAAAACGTAAAACATCTAAACAACGTAAACATAAAAGACAAACTCACAGCGCTTTAGAAACACCTAATTTAGTTAAATGTTCAAATTGTTCAAAAATGATTGAACAACACGTTACATGTATGTGATGTGGTTTTTATAAAGGCGCAAAAGTTAAAAACTTCGTTGCTTTAAACGACCGTATTAAAAATGCTTAA
- a CDS encoding nucleotidyltransferase: MKNKEKKVRVGVVVEYNPFHNGHIHQLNLIKQKFPNSKIIVAMSHKFSQRGEFICASWWKRKMVARKYGVNKFVKLKHNISAQAAHIFANEAVKLLNKEKIDYLVFGSETGDISIFLKIAYILKQRKTEYDQLVKKYLKTGGNSFPRASNLALNELTNEDISTPNDILGIEYVKSIVNNNFNIRPICFQRTVGFHSNETVNNFASATKIRQMIKNGEDISSYSPMKISKLKDISSTYKKFQRFVKKTPAEKLKKYKMMDEGMENLFKKQIDKPTYEEFIEACISKRYTRNRIKRAYLSLLLKERK; this comes from the coding sequence ATGAAAAATAAAGAAAAAAAAGTAAGAGTTGGTGTTGTTGTTGAGTATAACCCATTTCATAATGGGCACATTCACCAGCTTAACCTAATAAAACAAAAGTTTCCAAACTCAAAAATAATTGTCGCTATGAGTCATAAGTTTTCTCAAAGAGGAGAATTCATTTGTGCTTCATGATGAAAAAGAAAAATGGTAGCTAGAAAATATGGTGTAAATAAGTTTGTAAAGCTTAAACACAATATCTCAGCACAAGCAGCTCATATTTTCGCAAATGAAGCAGTTAAATTATTAAATAAAGAAAAAATTGATTACCTAGTTTTTGGATCAGAAACTGGAGATATAAGCATATTTTTAAAAATTGCTTATATACTTAAGCAAAGAAAAACTGAGTATGATCAACTTGTTAAAAAGTACCTTAAAACAGGTGGTAATAGTTTTCCTAGAGCATCTAATTTAGCTTTGAATGAACTCACAAATGAAGATATTAGTACTCCAAATGATATTTTAGGTATTGAATATGTTAAAAGTATAGTAAACAACAATTTTAATATCAGGCCTATATGTTTTCAAAGAACTGTTGGATTTCATTCAAATGAAACTGTCAATAACTTTGCTTCGGCAACTAAAATTCGTCAAATGATAAAAAATGGTGAAGACATTTCAAGTTATTCGCCAATGAAAATTTCCAAATTAAAAGATATTTCTTCCACATACAAAAAGTTTCAAAGGTTTGTTAAAAAAACACCAGCTGAAAAACTTAAGAAATACAAAATGATGGATGAAGGCATGGAGAATCTATTTAAAAAACAAATAGATAAACCTACATATGAAGAATTCATTGAGGCTTGCATTAGTAAAAGATACACTCGTAATAGAATTAAAAGAGCATATTTATCATTATTATTAAAAGAAAGAAAGTAG